Proteins encoded in a region of the Coffea eugenioides isolate CCC68of chromosome 4, Ceug_1.0, whole genome shotgun sequence genome:
- the LOC113768132 gene encoding 50S ribosomal protein L18, chloroplastic-like isoform X2 translates to MSCNATSLSFGLGFRTPKFASPFLPSPLPLSSFSTQWQPNALSIEAKAGTRREDRTARHSRIRKKVIDDSKMHTLASASTMQKPISDDLNYSSAPTIDVAKKVGKAIAKSCLEKGITKVAFDRGGYPYHGRIEALADAAREHGLQF, encoded by the exons atgtCTTGCAATGCAACTTCACTTAGTTTTGGGCTTGGTTTCAGAACACCCAAATTCGCTTCTCCTTTCCTTCCTTCGCCGTTGCCGCTTTCCTCGTTCTCGACCCAATGGCAGCCTAACGCTCTCTCCATTGAAGCCAAGGCCGGAACCCGCAGAGAGGACCGCACTGCCCGCCATTCGCGCATCCGTAAGAAG GTAATTGATGACTCGAAGATGCATACTCTTGCTTCTGCTTCAACAATGCAAAAGCCAATCTCCGATGATCTCAATTATAGCTCTGCTCCCACTATT GATGTGGCAAAGAAAGTGGGCAAAGCAATTGCAAAGTCCTGTCTTGAGAAAGGGATTACAAAAGTGGCCTTTGACCGAGGTGGCTACCCTTATCATGGACGTATTGAAGCACTTGCTGATGCTGCTCGGGAACATGGTCTCCAATTTTAG
- the LOC113768132 gene encoding 50S ribosomal protein L18, chloroplastic-like isoform X1, producing MSCNATSLSFGLGFRTPKFASPFLPSPLPLSSFSTQWQPNALSIEAKAGTRREDRTARHSRIRKKVEGTPERPRLSVFRSNKHLYVQVIDDSKMHTLASASTMQKPISDDLNYSSAPTIDVAKKVGKAIAKSCLEKGITKVAFDRGGYPYHGRIEALADAAREHGLQF from the exons atgtCTTGCAATGCAACTTCACTTAGTTTTGGGCTTGGTTTCAGAACACCCAAATTCGCTTCTCCTTTCCTTCCTTCGCCGTTGCCGCTTTCCTCGTTCTCGACCCAATGGCAGCCTAACGCTCTCTCCATTGAAGCCAAGGCCGGAACCCGCAGAGAGGACCGCACTGCCCGCCATTCGCGCATCCGTAAGAAG GTTGAAGGGACACCGGAAAGACCAAGACTGTCTGTATTTCGATCCAATAAGCATCTGTATGTTCAGGTAATTGATGACTCGAAGATGCATACTCTTGCTTCTGCTTCAACAATGCAAAAGCCAATCTCCGATGATCTCAATTATAGCTCTGCTCCCACTATT GATGTGGCAAAGAAAGTGGGCAAAGCAATTGCAAAGTCCTGTCTTGAGAAAGGGATTACAAAAGTGGCCTTTGACCGAGGTGGCTACCCTTATCATGGACGTATTGAAGCACTTGCTGATGCTGCTCGGGAACATGGTCTCCAATTTTAG